In Euphorbia lathyris chromosome 10, ddEupLath1.1, whole genome shotgun sequence, a single genomic region encodes these proteins:
- the LOC136209571 gene encoding small ribosomal subunit protein uS7cz/uS7cy-like: protein MSRRGTAEEKTAKSDPIYRNRLVNMLVNRILKHGKKSLAYQIIYRAMKKIQQKTETNPLSVLRQVIRGVTPDIAVKARRVGGSTHQVPIEIGSTQGKALIIRWLLGASRKRPGRNMAFKLSSELVDAAKGSGDAIRKKEETHRMAEANRAFAHFR from the coding sequence ATGTCACGTCGAGGTACTGCAGAAGAGAAAACTGCAAAATCCGATCCAATTTATCGTAATCGATTAGTTAACATGTTGGTTAACCGTATTCTGAAACACGGAAAAAAATCATTGGCTTATCAAATTATCTATCGAGCCATGAAAAAGATTCAACAAAAGACAGAAACAAATCCACTATCTGTTTTACGTCAAGTAATACGTGGAGTAACTCCCGATATAGCAGTAAAAGCAAGACGTGTAGGCGGATCGACTCATCAAGTTCCCATTGAAATAGGATCCACACAAGGAAAAGCACTTATCATTCGTTGGTTATTAGGGGCATCCCGAAAACGTCCGGGTCGAAATATGGCTTTCAAATTAAGTTCCGAATTAGTGGATGCTGCCAAAGGGAGTGGTGATGCCATACGCAAAAAGGAAGAAACTCATAGAATGGCAGAGGCAAATAGAGCTTTTGCACATTTTCGTTAA